A region of Candidatus Methylomirabilota bacterium DNA encodes the following proteins:
- a CDS encoding addiction module protein, with translation MDLTPYHATYLAYELTKCCPSDGIEKLAGALVDVQVDLNPHQAQAALFAFRSPFSKGAILADEVGLGKTIEAGLVSVIDERTFGDVQSFREQFAYLNNHAVFNTLKARLQPLCHRTLRRQVLPYGDRERVATACLTDDAVSDPVEAGISIPVRWVYFLLQACNNTRKIGTRFHEEEYTMSPKLLEIEREAIRLPVKDREAPAERLMRSVQRKPLTQVDEAWIKEAERRFSARR, from the coding sequence ATGGACTTGACGCCGTACCACGCGACGTACTTGGCCTACGAGCTGACCAAGTGCTGTCCGTCCGACGGCATAGAGAAGCTCGCCGGCGCACTCGTCGATGTCCAGGTAGACCTCAATCCCCACCAAGCGCAAGCTGCGCTGTTCGCCTTCCGGTCTCCTTTCTCGAAAGGCGCCATTCTCGCTGATGAGGTGGGGCTGGGCAAGACCATCGAGGCCGGCCTGGTGAGCGTCATTGATGAGCGTACATTCGGCGATGTCCAGAGCTTCCGTGAGCAGTTTGCCTATCTGAACAACCACGCAGTGTTCAACACGCTGAAGGCTCGTTTGCAACCGCTGTGTCACCGGACGCTGCGCCGCCAGGTGCTGCCGTACGGAGATCGAGAGCGAGTTGCAACAGCGTGTCTCACGGACGACGCTGTTTCCGATCCGGTGGAAGCTGGCATAAGTATTCCGGTAAGGTGGGTTTATTTTTTGTTGCAGGCATGCAACAATACCCGAAAAATAGGAACGAGGTTTCATGAGGAGGAGTACACAATGAGTCCGAAGTTACTTGAGATTGAACGGGAGGCCATTCGCTTGCCGGTCAAGGATCGGGAGGCGCCGGCTGAACGCCTGATGCGCAGCGTGCAACGCAAACCCTTGACCCAGGTAGACGAGGCCTGGATCAAGGAAGCGGAACGCCGGTTTTCCGCGCGGCGATGA
- a CDS encoding type II toxin-antitoxin system HicA family toxin — protein MGCIEILRHQEGSHRKWRNSATGRGTTVPDWGGKDLKLGTVRAIVHQLGLDWSEFQRI, from the coding sequence ATGGGTTGTATTGAAATTCTACGACACCAGGAAGGCTCGCATCGGAAATGGCGCAATTCTGCTACGGGGCGGGGGACCACAGTCCCGGACTGGGGCGGAAAAGATCTCAAGCTCGGGACCGTTCGGGCGATCGTACATCAGCTCGGTCTTGACTGGAGCGAATTCCAACGGATATGA
- a CDS encoding type II toxin-antitoxin system HicB family antitoxin, whose translation MPKLYKIPLVLSPQPEGGYTVASPVLPELITEGDTPEEVMRNVNDALEAALELYEDQGRPLPANVRQDPQADPIWFECLVSESRSVGRLRSN comes from the coding sequence ATGCCGAAACTCTACAAGATTCCGCTAGTGTTGAGTCCTCAGCCCGAAGGGGGGTACACGGTGGCCAGCCCGGTATTGCCGGAGCTCATCACGGAGGGAGATACGCCGGAAGAGGTCATGCGGAACGTGAACGACGCTCTGGAGGCGGCGCTGGAGCTGTACGAAGATCAAGGCAGGCCGCTACCTGCGAATGTCCGGCAAGACCCACAGGCCGATCCAATCTGGTTCGAGTGCCTGGTGTCCGAATCTCGAAGTGTTGGAAGATTGAGGTCAAATTGA
- a CDS encoding DEAD/DEAH box helicase, with amino-acid sequence MSFSSFRLNANLLKAIHNMGFEHPTPIQRLAVPPLLEGRDVMASAVTGSGKTAAFLLPILHRLADKPRGTTRALVLAPTRELAAQISEHLHELAAHTSLKGAAVYGGVSMGPQEGAFRRGVDVLIATPGRLLDHFQYPYARLSGIEHLVLDEADRMLDMGFLPDIRRILQHVPKKRQTLLFSATLPAPIMELARDMLQNPVSLNIERKAAPAAGITHVAYPVPHELKSTLFLELVRTSASKHVLAFTRTKHRANRLADFLEKSGVTCERIHGNRSQAQRTDALASFKRGRCRVLVATDIAARGIDVEGLGLVVNFDVPQLPEDYIHRVGRTGRVDATGDAYTLVSPNEEDTLRAIERAIGTRLPRQKVPGFNYATTPTERFEIPLAERIAAIRARKAEERVRAKANAARRATQGITVSPAGNGTGGQNLRSNRVARPSRWAGKPVTGKSFSRPVSGRLNRTADWRGNGSTVEPRSAQRT; translated from the coding sequence ATGTCGTTTTCGTCATTCAGACTCAACGCGAACCTGTTGAAAGCCATCCACAACATGGGGTTTGAGCACCCCACGCCGATCCAGCGCCTGGCTGTCCCGCCCCTCCTGGAGGGGAGGGATGTCATGGCCTCCGCCGTAACGGGAAGCGGCAAGACTGCGGCCTTCCTGCTCCCCATCCTCCACCGCCTCGCAGACAAGCCCAGGGGAACCACAAGGGCGCTCGTCCTGGCACCCACCCGTGAGCTGGCGGCGCAGATTTCGGAGCACCTCCACGAACTCGCGGCGCACACGTCCCTGAAGGGCGCCGCGGTCTACGGGGGCGTGTCCATGGGACCACAGGAAGGGGCATTCCGCAGAGGCGTGGATGTTCTGATTGCCACCCCGGGACGGCTCCTCGACCATTTCCAGTACCCGTATGCGCGCCTCTCCGGTATCGAGCACCTCGTGCTCGATGAGGCGGATCGCATGCTCGACATGGGCTTTCTGCCGGACATCCGCCGCATCCTGCAGCACGTCCCCAAGAAACGGCAGACGCTGCTCTTTTCGGCGACCTTGCCGGCGCCCATCATGGAACTCGCCAGGGACATGCTGCAGAACCCGGTCTCCCTGAACATCGAGCGCAAGGCCGCGCCGGCGGCAGGGATCACTCATGTAGCCTACCCTGTCCCGCATGAGCTGAAGTCCACCCTCTTCCTGGAACTGGTGAGGACCAGCGCATCTAAGCACGTCCTCGCCTTCACCCGAACCAAGCACCGGGCCAACCGGCTCGCCGACTTCCTTGAAAAGTCCGGGGTCACCTGTGAAAGAATCCATGGCAATCGCAGCCAGGCGCAGAGGACCGACGCTCTGGCGAGTTTCAAGAGGGGACGATGTCGCGTCCTGGTCGCGACAGATATCGCCGCCCGCGGCATCGACGTGGAGGGGCTAGGTCTCGTCGTGAATTTCGACGTTCCGCAGCTCCCCGAAGATTACATCCACCGGGTCGGGCGCACGGGACGGGTGGACGCGACGGGCGATGCCTACACCCTTGTCTCTCCGAACGAAGAGGACACTCTCCGCGCCATCGAGCGCGCCATCGGTACACGCCTGCCCCGCCAGAAGGTTCCGGGGTTTAATTACGCAACGACACCTACTGAGCGCTTTGAGATCCCCCTCGCCGAACGTATTGCTGCCATCCGCGCCCGAAAAGCGGAAGAGCGGGTGCGGGCGAAGGCGAATGCAGCGCGGCGCGCCACACAGGGGATCACAGTGAGTCCTGCCGGAAACGGGACAGGCGGGCAGAACCTCAGGAGCAATCGCGTAGCCCGTCCGAGCCGCTGGGCCGGAAAGCCGGTTACAGGAAAGTCCTTCAGCAGGCCAGTCAGTGGACGCTTGAACCGGACGGCCGACTGGCGAGGCAATGGCTCTACCGTAGAGCCACGAAGCGCTCAGCGGACGTAG
- a CDS encoding M28 family peptidase — protein MSHTPKPASETASIAQQISASRLRAHIERLAGELGERNVFRPEALRAAADYIEAEWRHQGYQVVPHWYDLSGTQWANLEITRLGCTRPTEILLIGAHYDSVQGSPGANDNASGVAALLELSRLFADITPALTVRFVAFVNEEPPFFFTRRQGSVIYAKAARARGDAIRLMVSLETIGSYRDEPGSQRYPPLFRFFYRNRANFIAFVSNFRSRVLMRRAAQAFRHASDFPLEHVATFFFIPGVAWSDHWSFWRQGYPAFMVTDTAFYRYPHYHTSHDTPEKLAYPELTRLTAGLAETFTTLALGGLDKEGD, from the coding sequence ATGTCGCATACGCCAAAGCCAGCCTCTGAAACCGCGAGCATCGCCCAACAGATCTCAGCCTCACGCCTGCGGGCTCACATCGAGCGCCTCGCCGGCGAGCTCGGCGAGCGCAACGTCTTCCGGCCCGAGGCGCTGCGCGCCGCCGCAGACTACATCGAGGCCGAGTGGCGCCACCAGGGCTACCAGGTTGTCCCCCACTGGTACGACCTCTCCGGCACGCAGTGGGCTAACCTGGAGATCACGCGGCTCGGGTGCACTCGACCGACAGAGATTCTGCTTATCGGCGCCCACTACGACTCGGTGCAGGGGAGCCCGGGCGCCAATGACAACGCCAGCGGCGTCGCCGCCCTGCTTGAGCTGTCGCGACTGTTCGCCGACATCACGCCGGCGCTGACGGTTCGCTTCGTGGCTTTCGTCAATGAGGAGCCGCCGTTCTTCTTTACACGGCGGCAGGGGAGCGTCATCTATGCCAAGGCCGCGCGTGCCCGCGGCGATGCCATTCGCTTGATGGTTTCGCTGGAAACGATCGGCTCCTACCGGGACGAGCCCGGCAGCCAGCGCTACCCGCCCCTCTTCCGTTTCTTCTACCGGAACCGCGCCAACTTTATCGCCTTCGTCTCCAACTTCCGCTCGCGCGTCCTGATGCGCCGCGCAGCGCAGGCCTTCCGCCATGCCTCCGATTTTCCGCTCGAGCACGTTGCGACCTTCTTCTTTATTCCCGGGGTCGCTTGGAGCGATCATTGGTCGTTCTGGCGGCAAGGCTACCCTGCCTTCATGGTCACCGATACAGCCTTCTACCGCTACCCGCACTACCATACGAGCCACGATACTCCCGAAAAGCTGGCCTATCCGGAGTTGACCCGATTGACAGCGGGGCTCGCCGAGACCTTCACAACGTTAGCCCTGGGCGGCCTGGACAAAGAAGGAGACTAG
- a CDS encoding response regulator: MPDVPDSLDAAVQEGGADARTSGPVVVLIEDERPIRRFLRASLTGQGYRLVETATGEEGLTEAATRQPDVVILDLGLPDIDGLEVIRRLREWTAVPIIVLSARGQERDKIAALDAGADDYVSKPFGVGELLARMRVVLRHAARNSTATAESTFAIGDLHVDLALRRVTVAGREVHLTPIEYRLLTTLIHYAGKVVTQQQLLKEVWGPQSTEQAHYLRVYVAQLRRKLEADPARPRYLLTEPGVGYRLASE; encoded by the coding sequence ATGCCTGATGTTCCGGACAGTCTGGACGCAGCGGTTCAAGAGGGGGGCGCGGATGCTCGGACGAGTGGACCGGTTGTTGTGCTTATCGAGGACGAACGACCGATTCGTCGTTTCCTCCGCGCTTCTCTGACTGGTCAAGGGTACCGGCTCGTTGAAACAGCCACAGGTGAGGAGGGATTGACGGAAGCTGCGACGCGACAGCCTGACGTCGTCATCCTTGACCTCGGTCTGCCTGATATCGACGGCCTCGAGGTCATCCGCCGGCTCCGCGAGTGGACCGCTGTACCGATCATCGTCCTCTCGGCGCGGGGGCAGGAACGCGACAAGATTGCTGCGTTGGATGCGGGCGCGGACGACTATGTAAGCAAGCCGTTCGGGGTGGGCGAGTTGCTGGCTCGCATGCGGGTGGTCCTGCGACACGCAGCGCGCAACTCGACAGCAACTGCCGAGTCAACGTTCGCCATAGGCGATCTGCATGTAGACCTGGCGCTCAGGCGGGTTACGGTTGCGGGGCGGGAGGTCCACCTGACTCCAATCGAGTACAGGTTACTGACGACGCTCATTCATTATGCGGGAAAGGTGGTGACCCAGCAACAATTGCTGAAGGAGGTCTGGGGCCCCCAGTCCACCGAGCAGGCGCACTACCTGCGGGTCTATGTCGCCCAGCTCAGGCGGAAGCTCGAAGCCGACCCGGCGCGTCCGCGCTATCTGCTGACCGAGCCAGGCGTGGGCTACCGCTTGGCATCGGAATAG